AAGAAGTGTGAATAAAAACAAGTCAATAagtaaatttgattttattaaaaataggtATCTAGCATTGGTCATAAAGTCTATTTAACCTAAAAATGGCAGAGAATCAAAAAGATGTACCGGAAGAAATAGCGAAACCAATATTTCGTAATCTGACGGCAGACGATCCAGAACCAGAAACAACTGAGATAGAGAGTCTTTGCGTGAATTGTGGAAAAAATGTAATGtatcataaatttaaaaaattcttttttggtGTTTTATAAcagatatattattttatatatatagggTATTACTAGATTACTCCTAACAAAGATTCCGTATTACAAAGATGTTGTGGTAATGTCCTTTGATTGTGAGCATTGTGGCTACCAGAATAATGAGATACAGAATAGTGGAAAAATTGCAGACAAAGGAATTAAAATGACCTTGGAAGTTACAACAGTCAAAGATTTGAATCGTCAAGTCATTAAATCTGATTACACAAGAGTTCAGATTCCATCTTTGGATTTTGAAATCCCTTCTAGATCACAAAAAGGAGAAATTACAACAATTGAAGGTATAATAGAAAGAACCATCAATGGTCTAGAACAAGATCAAccagaacgaagagaaaaatatccagattctgctgctcaaattgATCAGTTCCTTGAGAAATTGAGAAAACTTAAATCTTTGGATGAATCATTCACTATAATATTTGAGGACATATCAGGAGAATTACATATAGAAAACCCAAATGTACCATTAAAAGATGAAGGATGCACTGTAACAAGATTTAAGAGAACAACAGAGCAAGATCATATTTTAGGAATTTACACTGAAGAATCAGACGATGTTTTATTAAAACCTATACAAGAAGGAGAATATACATTGGAGCAAATTGAGGGCGAAGTTCTTTCTTTTCGTACAAATTGTCCACTGTGTAACTGTCCATGCGAAACTAACATGAAGATGACCAGTATCCTTTTTGTATAATAGTATAGCTTGcaatattctatttaaaatatttcttaagtgataatttttcatttacattttaCCTTTAGTAATCGAATGCATTGCTAAAAAATATTCATTGTCCttattgtaatgcatagatattCCATACTTCAAGGAAGTTGTAATAATGGCAACAGTTTGTGAATCTTGTGGTCATAAAACAAATGAAGTTAAAAGTGGTGGAGGAATTGAACCTGAAGGAGTGAAAATAGAAGTAACCGTTGTAGGAAAAGAAGACTTCAGTCGTGATTTATTGAAATCAGAAACTTGTTATATGAAAGTACCCGAATTGGAACTAGAAATTGGTCCTGCTACTTTGGGTGGACGATTTACTACTATAGAAGGCATTTTAGTGGCAATTAAAGATCAATTGTCAACATCAATAGCCTTTACTGGCGATAGTGCCTCTCCGGAAACTGTTCAGAGAATGGACACTTTCATATCCGAGTTGACCGAAGTATTAGAAGGAAAACGAAAAGTAACGTTAATATTGGATGATCCGGCAGGTAACAGCTATATACAAAGTCTCTCAGACAATGGACTTGACAGTGGTTTAAAAATTACCAAATACGAAAGGTCTTTTGAACAGAATGAAGAACTTGGATTGAATGACATGAAAGTTGAAAACTATTAATCATTCATCCATAAATAAGTCTTTACACACAATGTCaatataatgtattatatttgaacgcagaaaatgtattataaatgtACACTGTGTTgtgtaaatacaaattttgcaatttattgcaaaatttttaattcgaatttgagtttttattatttcttactTGTACCTAAAAGATGAACACATCAAATATTAGCATTATCGAGTAGTATTACTCAATGAAAGTATTCACACGATTGGTATAGCGTCGAGTTTTTTTAATTTAGGAAGTCTTCTGGTGACTTGAGTGCGCCAAGATTCTGTgtccatattttcgcaaataGGATTGTTGATAAACAATAACTCTTCAAGATTGGGTATTTCTTGCAAGCGATTAAACTCCGCCCAATCTTTCACCAAATTATTAGACATATAAAGCACTTTAAGTGCTTTCAAAGCATTGACGCCTTTAATCTTCTCAATTAGATTATAAGATATCCATAATTCTTCTAAATGCTCCCCAACTGCTTCTAATCCAGAAAATGTTTTAATGTTGTTACGTCCCAAAGAGAgaatttttaagtttttcaaagaATTAATACCACTGATTTTCTCTATCATGTTCGTCGAAAGCGATAGTTTTCTAAGAAttaaagtttttattttcacgtaAAAACATGCAATAAATAGCAAATGACATTCAAAAATATAACTGACTCCACGGCGGCGAGTGCAGCCAAATTGTTATCCATTTTTTCAATAGGAGGCCATTGAAAggacaaaataatttctttttgttcAATGGCAGGTAAACCAGTTTTCTCCTCCCATCGTTGAATAGCTTCTTTACAGGTTGTTGGTTTGGACTACACAACAACAttcattataaaatatttaagaaaataaagattgttatatatttaaaacataATGTATACCATGAGTAATAAAGCAATTCCAAGTGCTTGAAGTATTTGTTAAAATAGATCTTCAAACATTCTGCATAGCAGAAATATAAACAACATATAATCGCAATAGTTGACAGTCAGCTTTGTTGTTTGTATAAAAAtgca
The sequence above is drawn from the Ptiloglossa arizonensis isolate GNS036 chromosome 1, iyPtiAriz1_principal, whole genome shotgun sequence genome and encodes:
- the Zpr1 gene encoding zinc finger protein Zpr1, translated to MAENQKDVPEEIAKPIFRNLTADDPEPETTEIESLCVNCGKNGITRLLLTKIPYYKDVVVMSFDCEHCGYQNNEIQNSGKIADKGIKMTLEVTTVKDLNRQVIKSDYTRVQIPSLDFEIPSRSQKGEITTIEGIIERTINGLEQDQPERREKYPDSAAQIDQFLEKLRKLKSLDESFTIIFEDISGELHIENPNVPLKDEGCTVTRFKRTTEQDHILGIYTEESDDVLLKPIQEGEYTLEQIEGEVLSFRTNCPLCNCPCETNMKMTNIPYFKEVVIMATVCESCGHKTNEVKSGGGIEPEGVKIEVTVVGKEDFSRDLLKSETCYMKVPELELEIGPATLGGRFTTIEGILVAIKDQLSTSIAFTGDSASPETVQRMDTFISELTEVLEGKRKVTLILDDPAGNSYIQSLSDNGLDSGLKITKYERSFEQNEELGLNDMKVENY
- the LOC143152973 gene encoding dynein axonemal light chain 1; the encoded protein is MIEKISGINSLKNLKILSLGRNNIKTFSGLEAVGEHLEELWISYNLIEKIKGVNALKALKVLYMSNNLVKDWAEFNRLQEIPNLEELLFINNPICENMDTESWRTQVTRRLPKLKKLDAIPIV